In the genome of Ignavibacteriales bacterium, one region contains:
- a CDS encoding efflux RND transporter permease subunit: protein MFLAKVSINRPIMTTMGLAVFLIFGAIAYFTLNLNLQPDVEIPYITVSTVYPGAGPKEIETLISKRMEEVISTVSQLERVESYSLDGLSIIIIEFKLGKDVNVANQEIKDKIDEIKNDLPEDAEDPIIQKVDLQQFPVMEVILSGDRDPRELFEIADKTLKDRFSQIEGVAKVDITGGQEREIRVVLNNRIVYENNISLPQLLQILKAHNMDIPGGYFKLNDQEYTVRLDGEFPDIETMKELQVPTPFGPKKLRQFANVYDSGKDIRQRAVYFDNKTKVRDENVVRLGIVKSSEGNVVKVADVVRSSLPEIQASLPEGCKLEVVNDESAFVKSSVDDTMSNVYLGVLFTAIVLFFFLHEIRSTIIVALSMPTSIISTFFLLKAWGLTLNMMTLMGLSVSVGVLVANSIVVIENIFRYKQMGKDNKESAYKGTSEVTVALLASTLTNLVVFLPIANMSSLVGQWLVELALAAVFATIFSLIMSFTLTPMLASIILPKETKKGKFASAMDRMEEKITNLYQSILKVTLRSKPISWGLIGGTFVLFLLVMMLVGPYVGFEFMPPFDDGKIRIAVELPEGYNLDETARVLNEIESRIKHHPEVTNMLTNLGQMGNLDIGTNMAAMNVQLVDVKDREIGLQAMIAVFVKELADIPNAKIKIDLASETGGPGAPIQFNLLGQDLEKLEQIKDEIMFKLKGIPGLLNFDQSSRAGKPEITVYPKREKLSETGLTTMDIALTLRSSVEGIISSKYRELGNEYDITVTLDDKSVDTPEKIGNIPVISPVVGAVRLSEVADIKFTTGYTKILHRDKFTTIAFTGSNAADVPLGNITTEIDKRLADIKMPAGYQIKWGGNVKMMNDMIQDMVMAFFLAFLLTYMLLAAILESFWQPVLIMLTVLLAMIGVIISLFITSTSFSITSLMAIIMLIGIVVNNAILMLDYANQLRRDQGYTPHDALVEACPTKLKPQIMSSVAIILGMLPLALGIGDAGKEMRIPLGIVAIGGLIASTLLTLFVIPALYYVTSKVKMKSKDEPVID, encoded by the coding sequence ATGTTTCTCGCAAAAGTATCAATTAACCGCCCGATAATGACAACGATGGGTTTAGCCGTCTTCCTCATATTTGGGGCGATAGCATATTTTACTCTTAACTTAAATCTTCAGCCGGATGTTGAGATTCCTTATATAACAGTCTCCACAGTGTATCCGGGTGCTGGTCCTAAAGAAATTGAAACTCTTATCAGTAAAAGAATGGAAGAAGTTATTTCAACCGTAAGCCAGCTTGAAAGAGTAGAGTCATATTCACTTGACGGATTATCAATTATCATTATCGAATTTAAACTTGGCAAAGATGTAAACGTAGCAAACCAGGAAATAAAAGATAAGATTGATGAAATAAAGAATGATCTTCCTGAAGATGCTGAAGACCCGATAATACAAAAAGTTGACCTTCAACAATTTCCTGTAATGGAAGTTATTCTCAGCGGCGACCGCGATCCAAGAGAATTATTTGAAATAGCTGACAAAACTTTGAAAGACAGATTTTCACAAATTGAAGGTGTCGCAAAAGTTGATATAACAGGCGGTCAAGAACGTGAAATAAGAGTCGTACTCAACAACCGTATTGTTTATGAAAATAATATTTCACTTCCGCAGTTATTGCAGATTCTTAAAGCTCATAATATGGATATTCCCGGCGGTTACTTTAAACTGAATGACCAGGAATATACCGTGCGTCTGGATGGAGAATTTCCTGATATCGAAACGATGAAGGAATTACAGGTGCCAACACCGTTTGGTCCGAAAAAATTAAGACAGTTTGCGAATGTGTATGATTCAGGAAAAGATATTCGTCAGCGCGCAGTTTATTTTGATAACAAAACAAAAGTCAGGGATGAAAACGTAGTACGCCTTGGTATAGTTAAAAGTTCAGAAGGTAACGTAGTTAAAGTTGCTGACGTAGTCAGAAGTTCACTTCCTGAAATTCAGGCTTCACTTCCCGAAGGATGTAAACTTGAAGTTGTAAATGATGAATCGGCATTTGTTAAAAGCAGTGTTGATGACACAATGAGCAACGTTTATCTCGGTGTTCTCTTTACAGCAATTGTACTTTTCTTTTTCCTTCATGAAATAAGATCGACTATTATTGTTGCGCTGTCAATGCCTACTTCAATCATATCGACATTCTTCCTGCTGAAAGCATGGGGATTAACACTGAACATGATGACGTTGATGGGACTTTCGGTTTCGGTGGGTGTGCTTGTGGCAAACTCCATTGTTGTAATAGAAAATATTTTCCGTTACAAGCAGATGGGAAAAGACAATAAAGAATCCGCTTATAAGGGAACATCCGAAGTAACTGTTGCGTTACTTGCATCAACACTTACAAATCTTGTTGTGTTTTTACCGATAGCAAATATGAGTTCACTGGTCGGTCAATGGCTTGTTGAACTTGCGCTTGCTGCAGTGTTTGCAACAATCTTCTCATTGATAATGTCATTCACACTAACACCGATGCTTGCTTCGATCATTCTTCCGAAAGAAACAAAGAAAGGAAAGTTTGCTTCTGCGATGGACAGGATGGAAGAAAAAATAACCAACCTGTACCAGAGTATTTTGAAAGTCACTCTTCGATCAAAACCAATTAGCTGGGGATTAATAGGCGGTACATTTGTCTTGTTTCTGCTTGTCATGATGTTGGTTGGTCCATATGTTGGTTTTGAATTTATGCCTCCGTTCGATGATGGAAAGATCAGAATTGCTGTGGAATTACCTGAAGGTTACAATCTTGATGAAACAGCAAGAGTTCTTAACGAGATTGAATCAAGAATAAAGCATCATCCTGAAGTAACGAACATGCTAACGAACTTAGGGCAAATGGGTAACCTTGACATCGGTACAAACATGGCTGCAATGAATGTTCAGCTTGTTGATGTTAAGGATCGTGAAATCGGTTTACAGGCAATGATTGCAGTATTCGTTAAGGAACTTGCTGATATACCGAATGCAAAAATCAAAATTGATCTTGCTTCAGAAACCGGCGGACCTGGTGCGCCTATTCAGTTCAATCTTCTTGGACAGGATTTAGAAAAACTTGAACAGATCAAAGATGAAATAATGTTTAAGTTAAAAGGTATTCCCGGTCTGTTAAACTTCGATCAGAGTTCACGCGCAGGTAAACCTGAAATTACTGTTTACCCCAAGCGGGAAAAGCTATCTGAAACGGGTTTGACCACGATGGATATTGCGCTGACACTACGTTCATCTGTAGAAGGAATAATTTCTTCTAAATATAGGGAGCTTGGAAATGAATATGACATAACCGTTACTTTAGATGACAAATCAGTTGACACCCCGGAAAAGATCGGGAACATTCCTGTTATCTCTCCTGTTGTTGGCGCTGTAAGATTATCTGAAGTTGCTGATATAAAATTCACGACAGGTTATACAAAAATTCTTCATCGTGATAAGTTTACTACAATCGCTTTCACAGGTTCAAATGCTGCGGATGTTCCGCTTGGAAATATTACAACAGAAATTGATAAACGACTCGCTGATATTAAGATGCCTGCAGGTTATCAAATTAAATGGGGCGGAAATGTAAAAATGATGAATGACATGATCCAGGATATGGTTATGGCATTTTTCCTTGCATTCCTTTTAACATATATGCTGCTTGCGGCAATACTTGAAAGTTTCTGGCAGCCTGTACTTATAATGCTTACTGTATTACTCGCAATGATCGGTGTTATTATCTCACTATTTATAACAAGCACTTCATTCAGTATTACATCTTTGATGGCAATAATAATGCTGATTGGTATCGTTGTAAACAATGCTATCCTGATGCTGGACTATGCAAACCAGTTAAGACGCGACCAGGGTTATACACCTCACGATGCACTTGTTGAGGCTTGTCCTACAAAATTAAAACCGCAGATCATGTCCAGTGTTGCTATCATACTTGGTATGCTTCCTCTCGCACTTGGTATTGGTGATGCGGGAAAAGAAATGCGAATACCGCTCGGAATAGTTGCTATCGGCGGATTGATAGCGTCGACTCTGCTTACACTTTTTGTTATACCCGCTTTGTACTATGTAACTTCAAAAGTTAAAATGAAAAGTAAAGATGAGCCGGTTATAGACTAA
- a CDS encoding efflux RND transporter periplasmic adaptor subunit yields MITKIFINTGVYNSMAQLKNLSKLFILLLCFVAITFLSGCGGDETESVKSMEQIRNEEGVPVKVQIVEYKPFQKTLSFFSKLAGIQEATKTTSMGGKIEKIRVNVGDHVAQDQIVIEFDTKNPGLQYEQSKNAYDIAEKTYQRTKALFQAGETSQANYDAAETQYLVSKRNYESIKQLLFSESPISGTIVDMKVNQGDNVKGDSHLFTVAQLYKMRTKIWASESEISEIRKGMKAEISVNGKTYKGRVTEVSMAVDPYRQAFYAEVEFDNSKNELKSGVTVDVKILVYENPKAIIIPRNLVNKDQKGLFVYVDNNNSAAKRYITNGNDSGIFYEVSNGLNIGDKLIVQGQAHLDEGKKIKVIQ; encoded by the coding sequence ATGATCACAAAGATTTTTATTAATACAGGAGTATATAATTCAATGGCACAATTAAAAAATTTATCAAAGTTGTTCATCTTACTTTTATGTTTTGTTGCGATCACCTTCCTATCGGGATGCGGCGGTGACGAAACTGAATCAGTTAAGAGTATGGAACAAATCCGCAACGAAGAAGGTGTTCCGGTTAAAGTTCAAATAGTTGAATACAAACCATTTCAAAAAACTTTAAGCTTCTTTTCAAAACTTGCCGGAATACAGGAAGCAACTAAAACAACAAGTATGGGCGGAAAGATCGAAAAGATAAGAGTTAATGTCGGCGATCATGTTGCACAGGATCAAATCGTGATAGAGTTCGATACAAAGAATCCCGGTCTTCAATATGAACAATCGAAGAATGCTTATGATATCGCTGAGAAAACTTATCAACGCACAAAAGCATTATTCCAGGCTGGTGAAACATCCCAGGCAAACTATGATGCAGCCGAAACCCAGTATCTTGTTTCAAAAAGAAATTATGAATCGATCAAACAATTATTATTCAGCGAATCGCCTATCTCAGGAACAATCGTGGATATGAAAGTAAATCAGGGTGATAATGTTAAAGGTGATTCACATCTTTTCACGGTAGCACAATTATACAAGATGCGCACAAAAATATGGGCATCCGAATCAGAGATAAGTGAAATAAGAAAAGGAATGAAAGCCGAAATTTCTGTTAACGGTAAAACTTATAAAGGAAGAGTTACTGAAGTTTCTATGGCTGTTGATCCGTACCGACAGGCGTTTTATGCTGAAGTTGAATTTGATAATTCAAAGAATGAACTAAAAAGCGGCGTGACTGTAGATGTTAAAATTCTTGTTTACGAAAATCCTAAGGCGATAATAATTCCGCGCAACCTTGTTAACAAAGATCAAAAAGGGTTATTCGTTTATGTTGATAACAATAACAGCGCGGCTAAACGTTATATCACAAATGGAAACGACAGCGGGATTTTTTATGAAGTAAGCAACGGATTGAACATTGGTGATAAGCTTATTGTACAGGGTCAGGCGCATCTTGATGAAGGTAAAAAAATTAAAGTGATTCAATAA
- a CDS encoding TolC family protein has product MNDKLIINQKSVRFFLLFLFLLAAGSTVAQKKVLTLEESINTALKNNTEIQVAVMNVKKSDAAVSEAFGYALPSVDLSAQFSHFLKKPKTAFPDFEAMLTNATYSILFADSVLPRDDSKFKPMKTSLQSFAQTNSYETSVQVTQTLFNSAVLRGIGASKIYSDLSKEELKRTILSTVLGVKKAFYGVLLTKQMNEITKASYLNAQENFKTVKAAYEQGFVSEFDLLQAEVRVENIRPQVLQVDNALQTALDGFKILIGMNQTDEVDVTGELSYKKYNLPDEIASVEEALKSNYGLKSYSLKIDVDEAFIDLDRSEYWPSLYAFGNYSYAGSSDDFKFQNYSSAIVGLTFSMNLFNGMRTVNKVQQSEIALDQSTQQFRQMKEYISMQVKAKLLEIKKVESLLEAQERNVTLAEKAYSISVTRYKEGTGSQIEVQNADIALQQARVNRLQSIYEYVVATSELDELLGKSDGEYFSLFEFED; this is encoded by the coding sequence ATGAACGATAAATTAATAATAAACCAGAAATCAGTCAGATTCTTTCTGCTGTTTTTATTTTTACTGGCAGCAGGCTCAACAGTTGCACAGAAAAAAGTTTTAACACTTGAAGAATCAATAAATACAGCTCTGAAAAATAACACTGAGATTCAGGTCGCTGTAATGAATGTAAAAAAATCTGATGCTGCAGTCAGTGAAGCATTTGGTTATGCGCTGCCGAGTGTAGATCTGTCAGCACAGTTTTCTCATTTTCTGAAGAAACCTAAAACAGCATTCCCTGATTTTGAGGCTATGCTTACGAATGCCACTTATTCTATTTTATTTGCGGATAGTGTGCTGCCGAGAGACGATTCTAAATTCAAGCCGATGAAAACTTCGCTACAGTCTTTTGCACAGACAAACAGTTATGAAACGAGTGTTCAAGTTACTCAGACACTTTTTAATTCAGCTGTGTTAAGAGGAATCGGTGCTTCTAAAATTTATTCTGACTTGTCGAAAGAGGAATTAAAAAGGACTATTCTCTCAACAGTTCTTGGTGTGAAGAAAGCTTTTTATGGTGTTCTTCTTACAAAGCAGATGAATGAAATAACAAAAGCAAGTTACCTTAACGCACAGGAAAATTTTAAAACTGTTAAAGCAGCTTATGAACAGGGATTTGTTTCAGAGTTCGATCTGCTTCAGGCTGAAGTACGTGTAGAAAATATTCGTCCGCAGGTTTTGCAGGTTGATAATGCACTTCAAACAGCACTGGATGGTTTTAAAATATTAATCGGGATGAATCAAACAGATGAAGTTGACGTAACAGGTGAACTATCTTATAAAAAATATAATCTGCCTGATGAAATTGCCTCAGTTGAAGAAGCACTTAAATCAAATTACGGATTAAAATCTTATTCACTAAAGATCGATGTTGATGAAGCATTTATTGATCTGGACAGGTCCGAATACTGGCCTTCCCTTTATGCGTTTGGAAATTATTCTTATGCAGGATCATCAGATGATTTTAAATTTCAGAATTATTCATCAGCAATAGTCGGACTTACATTCTCAATGAATTTATTCAACGGAATGAGAACAGTCAACAAAGTTCAGCAGTCTGAAATTGCATTAGATCAATCGACACAACAATTCAGGCAGATGAAAGAATATATTTCAATGCAGGTAAAAGCAAAATTACTTGAGATAAAAAAAGTTGAAAGTCTGCTTGAAGCACAGGAAAGAAATGTAACGCTGGCAGAAAAAGCATATAGTATATCTGTTACAAGATATAAAGAAGGAACCGGAAGCCAGATTGAAGTTCAGAACGCTGACATAGCATTACAGCAGGCGCGCGTTAACAGGCTTCAGTCAATTTATGAATATGTCGTCGCAACATCAGAACTTGATGAACTGCTTGGCAAATCTGACGGCGAATATTTTTCACTATTTGAGTTTGAAGATTAA